The following proteins are encoded in a genomic region of Candidatus Neomarinimicrobiota bacterium:
- a CDS encoding T9SS type A sorting domain-containing protein, producing MNSQQTRVAVSGQSQFSFAVNGKEMPKSFSLLAGLPQFIKNAILDYDLFPTKYALHQNYPNPFNPVTTIRYDLPQSSNVRIVIYDMLGRQVRS from the coding sequence ATGAATAGTCAACAAACTAGGGTTGCTGTCTCAGGGCAGAGTCAATTCAGTTTTGCCGTGAATGGTAAAGAGATGCCTAAGAGTTTTTCCCTTTTAGCAGGATTACCGCAGTTTATCAAAAATGCCATTCTGGATTATGATCTTTTTCCGACCAAATATGCGCTCCACCAAAACTACCCCAATCCGTTTAATCCTGTGACGACCATACGCTACGATCTGCCTCAGTCCAGCAACGTCAGAATAGTCATCTATGACATGCTTGGTCGACAGGTGAGAAGTC